In a genomic window of Theropithecus gelada isolate Dixy chromosome 15, Tgel_1.0, whole genome shotgun sequence:
- the ALDH1B1 gene encoding aldehyde dehydrogenase X, mitochondrial isoform X2: MLRFLAPQLLCLQGRTAWYSSAAALPSPILNPGISYNQLFINNEWQDAVSKKTFPTVNPTTGEVIGHVAEGDRAVETLDNGKPFQESYALDLDEVIKVYRYFAGWADKWHGKTIPMDGEHFCFTRHEPVGVCGQIIPWNFPLVMQGWKLAPALATGNTVVMKVAEQTPLSALYVASLIKEAGFPPGVVNIITGYGPTAGAAIAQHMDVDKVAFTGSTEVGHLIQKAAGDSNLKRVTLELGGKSPSIVLADADMEHAVEQCHEALFFNMGQCCCAGSRTFVEESIYNEFLERTVEKAKQRKVGNPFELDTQQGPQVDKEQFERVLGYIQLGQKEGAKLLCGGERFGERGFFIKPTVFGGVQDDMRIAKEEIFGPVQPLFKFKKIEEVIERANNTRYGLAAAVFTRDLDKAMYFTQALQAGTVWVNTYNIVTCHTPFGGFKESGNGRELGEDGLKAYTEVKTVTIKVPQKNS; the protein is encoded by the exons ATGCTGCGCTTCCTGGCACCCCAGCTGCTTTGCCTGCAGGGCAGGACTGCCTGGTACTCCTCGGCAGCAGCCCTCCCAAGCCCCATTCTGAACCCAGGCATCTCCTACAACCAGCTGTTCATCAACAATGAATGGCAAGATGCAGTCAGCAAGAAGACTTTCCCGACGGTCAACCCTACCACCGGGGAGGTCATCGGGCACGTGGCTGAAGGTGACCGGGCTG TGGAGACCTTGGACAATGGGAAGCCTTTTCAAGAGTCTTACGCCTTGGACTTGGATGAGGTCATCAAGGTGTATCGGTACTTTGCCGGCTGGGCTGACAAGTGGCATGGCAAGACGATCCCCATGGATGGTGAGCATTTCTGCTTCACCCGGCATGAGCCCGTTGGTGTCTGTGGCCAGATCATCCCGTGGAACTTTCCCTTGGTAATGCAGGGTTGGAAACTCGCCCCGGCGCTTGCCACAGGCAACACTGTGGTTATGAAGGTGGCAGAGCAGACACCCCTCTCTGCCCTGTACGTGGCCTCCCTCATCAAGGAGGCGGGCTTTCCCCCTGGGGTGGTGAACATCATCACGGGCTATGGCCCAACAGCAGGTGCGGCCATCGCGCAGCATATGGATGTTGACAAAGTTGCCTTCACCGGTTCCACCGAGGTAGGCCACCTGATCCAGAAAGCAGCTGGCGATTCCAACCTCAAGAGAGTCACCCTGGAGCTGGGCGGCAAGAGCCCCAGCATCGTGCTGGCCGATGCTGACATGGAGCACGCCGTAGAGCAGTGCCACGAAGCCCTGTTCTTCAACATGGGCCAGTGCTGCTGTGCTGGCTCCCGGACCTTTGTGGAAGAATCCATCTACAATGAGTTTCTCGAGAGAACCGTGGAGAAAGCAAAGCAGAGGAAAGTGGGGAACCCCTTTGAGCTGGACACCCAGCAGGGGCCTCAGGTGGACAAGGAGCAGTTTGAACGAGTCCTAGGCTACATCCAACTTGGCCAGAAGGAGGGTGCAAAACTGCTCTGTGGTGGAGAGCGTTTTGGGGAGCGTGGTTTCTTCATCAAGCCTACTGTCTTTGGTGGCGTGCAGGATGACATGAGGATCGCCAAAGAGGAGATCTTTGGGCCTGTGCAGCCCCTGTTCAAGTTCAAGAAGATTGAGGAGGTGATTGAGAGGGCCAACAACACTAGGTATGGCCTGGCTGCGGCTGTGTTCACCCGGGACCTGGACAAGGCCATGTACTTCACCCAGGCACTCCAGGCCGGGACCGTGTGGGTAAACACCTACAACATCGTCACCTGCCACACGCCATTTGGAGGGTTTAAGGAATCTGGAAACGGGAGGGAGCTGGGTGAGGATGGGCTTAAGGCCTACACAGAGGTGAAGACGGTCACCATCAAAGTTCCTCAGAAGAACTCGTAA
- the ALDH1B1 gene encoding aldehyde dehydrogenase X, mitochondrial isoform X1 produces the protein MLRFLAPQLLCLQGRTAWYSSAAALPSPILNPGISYNQLFINNEWQDAVSKKTFPTVNPTTGEVIGHVAEGDRADVDLAVKAAREAFRLGSPWRRMDASERGRLLNRLADLVERDRVYLASLETLDNGKPFQESYALDLDEVIKVYRYFAGWADKWHGKTIPMDGEHFCFTRHEPVGVCGQIIPWNFPLVMQGWKLAPALATGNTVVMKVAEQTPLSALYVASLIKEAGFPPGVVNIITGYGPTAGAAIAQHMDVDKVAFTGSTEVGHLIQKAAGDSNLKRVTLELGGKSPSIVLADADMEHAVEQCHEALFFNMGQCCCAGSRTFVEESIYNEFLERTVEKAKQRKVGNPFELDTQQGPQVDKEQFERVLGYIQLGQKEGAKLLCGGERFGERGFFIKPTVFGGVQDDMRIAKEEIFGPVQPLFKFKKIEEVIERANNTRYGLAAAVFTRDLDKAMYFTQALQAGTVWVNTYNIVTCHTPFGGFKESGNGRELGEDGLKAYTEVKTVTIKVPQKNS, from the coding sequence ATGCTGCGCTTCCTGGCACCCCAGCTGCTTTGCCTGCAGGGCAGGACTGCCTGGTACTCCTCGGCAGCAGCCCTCCCAAGCCCCATTCTGAACCCAGGCATCTCCTACAACCAGCTGTTCATCAACAATGAATGGCAAGATGCAGTCAGCAAGAAGACTTTCCCGACGGTCAACCCTACCACCGGGGAGGTCATCGGGCACGTGGCTGAAGGTGACCGGGCTGATGTGGATCTGGCCGTGAAAGCAGCCCGGGAGGCCTTCCGCTTGGGGTCCCCATGGCGCCGGATGGATGCCTCTGAGCGGGGCCGGCTGCTGAACCGCCTGGCAGACCTAGTGGAGCGGGATCGAGTCTACTTGGCCTCACTGGAGACCTTGGACAATGGGAAGCCTTTTCAAGAGTCTTACGCCTTGGACTTGGATGAGGTCATCAAGGTGTATCGGTACTTTGCCGGCTGGGCTGACAAGTGGCATGGCAAGACGATCCCCATGGATGGTGAGCATTTCTGCTTCACCCGGCATGAGCCCGTTGGTGTCTGTGGCCAGATCATCCCGTGGAACTTTCCCTTGGTAATGCAGGGTTGGAAACTCGCCCCGGCGCTTGCCACAGGCAACACTGTGGTTATGAAGGTGGCAGAGCAGACACCCCTCTCTGCCCTGTACGTGGCCTCCCTCATCAAGGAGGCGGGCTTTCCCCCTGGGGTGGTGAACATCATCACGGGCTATGGCCCAACAGCAGGTGCGGCCATCGCGCAGCATATGGATGTTGACAAAGTTGCCTTCACCGGTTCCACCGAGGTAGGCCACCTGATCCAGAAAGCAGCTGGCGATTCCAACCTCAAGAGAGTCACCCTGGAGCTGGGCGGCAAGAGCCCCAGCATCGTGCTGGCCGATGCTGACATGGAGCACGCCGTAGAGCAGTGCCACGAAGCCCTGTTCTTCAACATGGGCCAGTGCTGCTGTGCTGGCTCCCGGACCTTTGTGGAAGAATCCATCTACAATGAGTTTCTCGAGAGAACCGTGGAGAAAGCAAAGCAGAGGAAAGTGGGGAACCCCTTTGAGCTGGACACCCAGCAGGGGCCTCAGGTGGACAAGGAGCAGTTTGAACGAGTCCTAGGCTACATCCAACTTGGCCAGAAGGAGGGTGCAAAACTGCTCTGTGGTGGAGAGCGTTTTGGGGAGCGTGGTTTCTTCATCAAGCCTACTGTCTTTGGTGGCGTGCAGGATGACATGAGGATCGCCAAAGAGGAGATCTTTGGGCCTGTGCAGCCCCTGTTCAAGTTCAAGAAGATTGAGGAGGTGATTGAGAGGGCCAACAACACTAGGTATGGCCTGGCTGCGGCTGTGTTCACCCGGGACCTGGACAAGGCCATGTACTTCACCCAGGCACTCCAGGCCGGGACCGTGTGGGTAAACACCTACAACATCGTCACCTGCCACACGCCATTTGGAGGGTTTAAGGAATCTGGAAACGGGAGGGAGCTGGGTGAGGATGGGCTTAAGGCCTACACAGAGGTGAAGACGGTCACCATCAAAGTTCCTCAGAAGAACTCGTAA
- the ALDH1B1 gene encoding aldehyde dehydrogenase X, mitochondrial isoform X3 → MLRFLAPQLLCLQGRTAWYSSAAALPSPILNPGISYNQLFINNEWQDAVSKKTFPTVNPTTGEVIGHVAEGDRADVDLAVKAAREAFRLGSPWRRMDASERGRLLNRLADLVERDRVYLASLETLDNGKPFQESYALDLDEVIKVYRYFAGWADKWHGKTIPMDGEHFCFTRHEPVGVCGQIIPWNFPLVMQGWKLAPALATGNTVVMKVAEQTPLSALYVASLIKEAGFPPGVVNIITGYGPTAGAAIAQHMDVDKVAFTGSTEVGHLIQKAAGDSNLKRVTLELGGKSPSIVLADADMEHAVEQCHEALFFNMGQCCCAGSRTFVEESIYNEFLERTVEKAKQRKVGNPFELDTQQGPQVDKEQFERVLGYIQLGQKEGAKLLCGGERFGERGFFIKPTVFGGVQDDMRIAKEEIFGPVQPLFKFKKIEEDGLKAYTEVKTVTIKVPQKNS, encoded by the exons ATGCTGCGCTTCCTGGCACCCCAGCTGCTTTGCCTGCAGGGCAGGACTGCCTGGTACTCCTCGGCAGCAGCCCTCCCAAGCCCCATTCTGAACCCAGGCATCTCCTACAACCAGCTGTTCATCAACAATGAATGGCAAGATGCAGTCAGCAAGAAGACTTTCCCGACGGTCAACCCTACCACCGGGGAGGTCATCGGGCACGTGGCTGAAGGTGACCGGGCTGATGTGGATCTGGCCGTGAAAGCAGCCCGGGAGGCCTTCCGCTTGGGGTCCCCATGGCGCCGGATGGATGCCTCTGAGCGGGGCCGGCTGCTGAACCGCCTGGCAGACCTAGTGGAGCGGGATCGAGTCTACTTGGCCTCACTGGAGACCTTGGACAATGGGAAGCCTTTTCAAGAGTCTTACGCCTTGGACTTGGATGAGGTCATCAAGGTGTATCGGTACTTTGCCGGCTGGGCTGACAAGTGGCATGGCAAGACGATCCCCATGGATGGTGAGCATTTCTGCTTCACCCGGCATGAGCCCGTTGGTGTCTGTGGCCAGATCATCCCGTGGAACTTTCCCTTGGTAATGCAGGGTTGGAAACTCGCCCCGGCGCTTGCCACAGGCAACACTGTGGTTATGAAGGTGGCAGAGCAGACACCCCTCTCTGCCCTGTACGTGGCCTCCCTCATCAAGGAGGCGGGCTTTCCCCCTGGGGTGGTGAACATCATCACGGGCTATGGCCCAACAGCAGGTGCGGCCATCGCGCAGCATATGGATGTTGACAAAGTTGCCTTCACCGGTTCCACCGAGGTAGGCCACCTGATCCAGAAAGCAGCTGGCGATTCCAACCTCAAGAGAGTCACCCTGGAGCTGGGCGGCAAGAGCCCCAGCATCGTGCTGGCCGATGCTGACATGGAGCACGCCGTAGAGCAGTGCCACGAAGCCCTGTTCTTCAACATGGGCCAGTGCTGCTGTGCTGGCTCCCGGACCTTTGTGGAAGAATCCATCTACAATGAGTTTCTCGAGAGAACCGTGGAGAAAGCAAAGCAGAGGAAAGTGGGGAACCCCTTTGAGCTGGACACCCAGCAGGGGCCTCAGGTGGACAAGGAGCAGTTTGAACGAGTCCTAGGCTACATCCAACTTGGCCAGAAGGAGGGTGCAAAACTGCTCTGTGGTGGAGAGCGTTTTGGGGAGCGTGGTTTCTTCATCAAGCCTACTGTCTTTGGTGGCGTGCAGGATGACATGAGGATCGCCAAAGAGGAGATCTTTGGGCCTGTGCAGCCCCTGTTCAAGTTCAAGAAGATTGAGGAG GATGGGCTTAAGGCCTACACAGAGGTGAAGACGGTCACCATCAAAGTTCCTCAGAAGAACTCGTAA